One genomic segment of Alphaproteobacteria bacterium HT1-32 includes these proteins:
- the ltaE gene encoding low-specificity L-threonine aldolase has protein sequence MNIYAGSKANTGITDRSQFIDLRSDTVTRPSDAMRAAMAEAIVGDDVYGEDPTVTRLEEVAADLMGKEAGLYLSSGTQSNLTGVLAHCGRGDEIIIGDAYHVFRYEAGGASVLGSAVYQILPVQPDGSIRAEDVAAAIKPDDPHHPVSRLLSLENTVSGMVLSPAVLAASAAPARAAGMAVHMDGARLFNAAVALGCAPREIADVADTVSICLSKGLGAPVGSVLVGPADLIARARRLRKMLGGGMRQAGILAAAGLYALTENIDSLSEDHRRAAILADALQDMPGIVTDLRRTQSNMLFATLAEGRGDDLREHLAGHEIIVGGGDVVRIVLHRDIDDNRLDRVISAFRGFHNKI, from the coding sequence ATGAACATTTACGCAGGCTCAAAAGCAAACACCGGGATTACGGACCGGAGCCAGTTCATTGACCTGCGTTCAGATACTGTCACCCGGCCCTCTGACGCCATGCGGGCCGCGATGGCCGAAGCCATTGTCGGTGATGATGTCTATGGCGAAGACCCCACGGTTACCCGGCTGGAGGAGGTTGCCGCTGACCTGATGGGCAAGGAAGCCGGTCTGTATCTGTCTTCCGGCACACAGAGCAATCTCACCGGTGTGCTGGCCCATTGCGGGCGCGGTGACGAAATCATCATCGGTGACGCCTATCACGTCTTCCGCTACGAAGCGGGCGGGGCCTCTGTGCTCGGCAGCGCGGTTTACCAGATTTTGCCCGTGCAGCCGGACGGGTCGATCCGCGCAGAAGATGTCGCCGCCGCCATCAAGCCCGATGACCCGCATCATCCGGTCAGCCGCCTGCTGTCGCTGGAGAATACGGTCTCCGGCATGGTGCTGTCTCCGGCCGTACTGGCCGCCTCTGCCGCACCTGCCAGAGCCGCCGGGATGGCGGTGCATATGGACGGCGCCCGGCTGTTCAACGCGGCTGTTGCGCTGGGCTGTGCGCCCCGGGAAATCGCAGATGTCGCCGATACGGTGTCGATCTGCCTGTCGAAAGGTCTGGGCGCGCCGGTCGGCTCGGTGCTGGTCGGACCGGCGGACCTGATTGCCAGGGCACGGCGCCTGCGCAAGATGCTGGGCGGCGGTATGCGCCAGGCCGGTATTCTGGCGGCTGCCGGTCTTTACGCCCTGACAGAAAACATCGACAGCCTGTCGGAAGACCATCGCCGCGCCGCCATCCTTGCCGATGCGCTGCAGGACATGCCGGGGATTGTCACAGACCTTCGCCGGACACAGAGCAACATGCTGTTCGCGACACTGGCTGAGGGCAGGGGCGATGACTTACGCGAACATCTCGCCGGACATGAAATCATTGTCGGCGGGGGTGATGTAGTCCGGATCGTCCTGCATCGCGACATCGACGACAACCGCCTCGACCGGGTAATCAGCGCCTTCCGCGGCTTCCATAACAAAATCTAG
- a CDS encoding glutathione S-transferase has product MSDLSEFPITGRWPARHPDRIQLYSLATPNGVKVSVMLEETGLAYEAHKVSFGTDDQMTPEFLSLNPNNKIPAIIDPDGPGGKPLPLFESAAILIYLAEKTGRFLPADPAARYETIQWLMFQMGGVGPMFGQFGHFFKFAADKITDTYPTERYLNESKRLLGVLDQRLADRNYIMGDEYTIADIAIFPWIRVMGGFYGAAKETELESRTNVTAYLERCLARPAVQKGLAVPA; this is encoded by the coding sequence TTGTCCGATCTTTCAGAATTTCCAATCACCGGTCGCTGGCCAGCCCGGCATCCGGACCGTATTCAGCTTTATTCGCTGGCAACACCGAATGGTGTGAAGGTGTCGGTCATGCTGGAGGAAACCGGCCTTGCCTATGAGGCGCACAAGGTCTCCTTCGGGACGGATGATCAGATGACCCCGGAATTTCTGTCACTGAATCCGAACAACAAGATTCCCGCGATCATTGACCCGGATGGCCCGGGCGGCAAGCCGCTGCCCTTGTTCGAAAGTGCTGCCATCCTGATTTATCTGGCGGAGAAGACGGGCAGGTTTCTGCCGGCAGACCCGGCAGCACGCTACGAAACCATTCAGTGGCTGATGTTCCAGATGGGTGGCGTCGGGCCGATGTTTGGCCAGTTCGGGCATTTCTTCAAATTTGCCGCTGACAAGATTACCGACACCTACCCGACTGAACGCTATCTCAATGAATCAAAGCGCCTGCTGGGCGTGCTTGATCAGCGTCTGGCAGACCGCAACTACATAATGGGTGATGAGTATACCATCGCCGACATTGCAATCTTCCCGTGGATCCGGGTGATGGGCGGCTTTTATGGCGCGGCGAAAGAAACCGAGCTGGAAAGCCGGACCAACGTCACCGCCTATCTGGAACGCTGCCTTGCCCGCCCGGCGGTGCAGAAAGGCCTTGCCGTCCCGGCCTGA
- a CDS encoding dihydroorotase, which yields MDDKFDLIVRKGTCVLPGRALAAADIGIRNGRIEAVGALGSAKAEHTFDAMGLHVLPGVIDTQVHFREPGLEHKEDLATGSAAAAMGGVTAFFEMPNTSPLTLTAEDFQHKLDRAKGRSWTDHAFFIGGSAGNAHRLHELEKLPGCSGVKVFMGSSTGDLLAEDDETLEAILSNGIRRVAIHAEDEPRLRERFELVRGGADVEMHPVWRDAETAILATKRILALAKKTGRRVHVLHITTGDEMELLKDAKDYATVECTPQHLTLTAPDCYRELGSLAQMNPPIRDASHRDRLWRALAEGVVDVIGSDHAPHTLEEKAGKYPASPSGMPGVQTLVPIMLDHVAAGRLTLQRFVDLTSAGPQRIYNIAGKGRIARGYDADLTIVDLKAERTISNDWVASKCGWTPFDGRKVRGWPMATVIRGNVVMRDGELQGEPAGQPVRFQGV from the coding sequence ATGGACGACAAGTTTGATCTGATTGTACGCAAGGGTACCTGTGTTTTGCCGGGCCGCGCGCTGGCTGCCGCTGATATCGGAATTCGCAATGGCCGCATCGAAGCCGTCGGTGCCCTTGGGTCCGCCAAGGCCGAACACACTTTCGACGCGATGGGTTTGCATGTTCTGCCGGGGGTGATCGATACCCAGGTCCATTTCCGCGAGCCGGGACTGGAACATAAGGAAGATCTGGCAACCGGGTCCGCCGCCGCCGCAATGGGCGGTGTCACCGCCTTCTTTGAAATGCCGAACACGTCACCGCTGACGCTGACTGCCGAGGATTTCCAGCACAAGCTGGATCGTGCCAAAGGCCGAAGCTGGACCGACCATGCCTTTTTTATTGGCGGATCCGCCGGTAACGCGCACCGGCTGCACGAACTGGAAAAGCTGCCCGGCTGCTCTGGTGTGAAAGTCTTCATGGGGTCTTCGACCGGCGATCTGCTGGCAGAAGATGACGAGACGCTGGAAGCGATCCTGTCGAACGGCATTCGACGGGTGGCTATTCACGCCGAGGACGAGCCCCGTCTGCGGGAGCGCTTCGAACTGGTGCGTGGCGGTGCCGACGTGGAAATGCATCCGGTCTGGCGCGACGCCGAAACCGCCATCCTTGCAACCAAACGCATTCTTGCGCTGGCAAAGAAAACCGGCCGCCGGGTGCATGTGCTGCATATCACCACCGGCGACGAGATGGAGCTGCTGAAAGACGCAAAGGATTACGCGACCGTCGAATGTACGCCGCAGCACCTGACGCTGACCGCGCCTGACTGCTATCGCGAACTCGGGTCACTGGCCCAGATGAACCCGCCGATCCGCGATGCCAGCCATCGTGACCGGCTGTGGCGCGCTCTGGCAGAGGGCGTTGTCGATGTCATCGGCTCCGATCACGCACCACACACGCTCGAAGAAAAAGCCGGGAAGTATCCGGCCAGCCCGTCAGGTATGCCGGGCGTACAGACACTGGTGCCGATCATGCTGGATCATGTCGCCGCCGGGCGCCTGACCCTGCAGCGGTTTGTCGATCTGACCAGCGCCGGCCCGCAGCGTATCTACAACATCGCCGGCAAGGGCCGTATTGCCCGTGGCTATGACGCCGACCTGACCATCGTCGACCTGAAGGCGGAACGCACCATCAGCAATGACTGGGTCGCCAGCAAATGTGGCTGGACCCCGTTCGACGGGCGCAAGGTACGCGGCTGGCCAATGGCAACGGTGATCCGCGGCAATGTCGTCATGCGTGATGGTGAATTGCAGGGCGAACCTGCCGGTCAGCCGGTCCGGTTCCAGGGCGTCTGA
- the asnB gene encoding asparagine synthase (glutamine-hydrolyzing), which yields MCGIAGQIRRPGDTVSQGILDRFATALAHRGPDGQGQWLAGNVGFVQTRLAIIDLDTGDQPLHGPEDTHLVANGEIYNYLELRDMLAPQDWQTRSDCEPPLILYNRDGAGFPAALRGMYAIALHDQATGDVILSRDPFGIKPLYVKSGSDGVSFASEPQALRDGDTGAADIDPEKRAELLQLQFTTGSQTIFPGIERLLPGETLTIRDGRIAERQRLPAWPQEPGPALTSESEALAALDDALMDSVELHQRSDVPYGLFLSGGIDSTAVLAAMRRLNDKPVQAYTAWFPETAARDERSHARKVAEAAGAEVIEVPFGEDDFWSLLPEVAAALDDPVADYATLPTWKLAATARQDLKVVLSGEGGDELFGGYGRYRRALRHRWLGGRPMRAKGTFDGLGLLRPDLTGWRDGIALSEAAAGQRADLTPLQRLQTIDCDDWLPHDLLTKLDRCLMANGVEGRTPFLDPAVAAVAARLPDGMKIRGKQGKWLLRRWLEQQMPEAEPFAPKRGFTVPVGEWIAAKGRHLGELVARQPGIGQIADSQDIVRFFSSLKPEQGFAAWSLLFYALWHRRHGLGMLPDGDVFDVLAEAG from the coding sequence ATGTGTGGTATCGCCGGCCAGATTCGCCGGCCGGGCGATACCGTATCGCAAGGCATCCTCGACCGCTTTGCGACTGCACTGGCTCATCGCGGGCCTGACGGGCAGGGACAGTGGCTGGCAGGGAATGTCGGCTTTGTGCAGACCCGGCTGGCAATCATTGATCTGGATACCGGCGACCAGCCCCTGCACGGCCCGGAGGACACCCATCTCGTCGCCAATGGCGAGATCTACAATTATCTCGAACTCCGCGACATGCTGGCCCCGCAGGACTGGCAGACCCGTTCCGACTGCGAACCCCCCCTGATTCTGTATAACCGAGACGGGGCAGGTTTCCCGGCGGCCCTCCGCGGGATGTACGCCATCGCCCTGCATGATCAGGCAACCGGCGATGTCATCCTGTCCCGCGACCCCTTCGGCATCAAACCGCTTTATGTGAAATCCGGCAGTGACGGTGTCAGCTTCGCCTCCGAGCCGCAGGCGCTGCGGGACGGTGATACCGGTGCCGCAGATATCGACCCGGAAAAGCGGGCTGAATTGCTGCAGCTTCAGTTCACCACAGGCAGCCAGACGATATTTCCCGGTATTGAGCGCCTGCTGCCAGGCGAAACCCTGACCATCCGGGATGGCCGGATTGCGGAACGGCAACGCCTTCCCGCATGGCCTCAGGAGCCGGGGCCGGCCCTGACCTCTGAATCAGAGGCACTGGCGGCGCTGGATGATGCGCTGATGGACAGCGTTGAACTGCATCAGCGGTCGGATGTTCCCTATGGCCTGTTTCTGTCCGGCGGCATCGACTCCACCGCTGTTCTGGCGGCCATGCGGCGGCTGAACGACAAACCGGTCCAGGCTTACACGGCCTGGTTTCCGGAAACCGCTGCGCGTGACGAACGTTCCCACGCCCGCAAGGTTGCAGAAGCCGCAGGCGCAGAAGTAATCGAAGTTCCCTTTGGCGAAGACGATTTCTGGTCCCTGTTGCCTGAGGTCGCTGCCGCACTGGATGACCCGGTGGCCGATTATGCCACCCTGCCGACCTGGAAACTGGCTGCCACCGCCCGGCAGGATCTGAAGGTTGTCCTCAGCGGCGAGGGGGGAGACGAGCTGTTCGGTGGCTATGGGCGCTATCGGCGCGCGCTGCGCCATCGCTGGCTTGGTGGCCGACCCATGCGGGCGAAAGGTACTTTTGACGGGCTGGGCCTGTTGCGCCCCGACCTGACAGGCTGGCGCGACGGCATCGCCCTGAGTGAAGCCGCCGCCGGGCAGCGTGCTGACCTGACGCCGCTACAGCGACTGCAGACGATTGATTGCGATGACTGGCTGCCCCATGACCTGCTGACAAAACTCGACCGCTGTCTGATGGCGAATGGTGTCGAGGGACGCACACCCTTTCTTGACCCTGCTGTCGCTGCCGTTGCGGCAAGACTGCCCGACGGGATGAAGATACGTGGCAAACAGGGAAAATGGTTGCTGCGCCGCTGGCTGGAACAGCAGATGCCGGAGGCCGAACCCTTTGCACCGAAGCGCGGTTTCACTGTTCCCGTGGGGGAATGGATCGCCGCAAAAGGCCGGCATCTTGGCGAGCTGGTTGCACGCCAGCCGGGAATCGGACAGATTGCCGACTCACAGGATATCGTCCGGTTCTTTTCCTCCCTGAAACCCGAACAGGGTTTCGCCGCCTGGAGCCTGCTGTTCTATGCGCTCTGGCATCGGCGGCACGGATTGGGAATGCTGCCGGATGGTGATGTTTTTGATGTATTGGCGGAGGCTGGTTAA
- a CDS encoding glycosyltransferase: MRLMQAMAGAEFGGAEEFFVRLASAVTRTDIEQRVLVRPIGDRLERLRIAGCDVRPVKFGGAMDIGSRLAFRREIRDFKPDVVLTWMNRASQFCPKGKYVQVGRLGGYYDLKYYESCKHLIGNTQDIVDHIIGKGWPADRAHYLPNFVTAEQAEPVARAPLHTPDGAPLLLALGRLHENKAFDVLLHALAKLPDAYLWLAGEGPLKEDLQALAERIGVRPRVRFLGWRTDMPALMAACDYFVCPSRHEPLGNVVIEAWAHGRPVIAADSLGPGMLITEGVNGLLAPVDDSTALAKQIKRLLRDDDLAERLATNGWKKYKAEYTEKVVVEQYRQFFEKVLS, encoded by the coding sequence ATGAGACTGATGCAAGCCATGGCCGGGGCAGAGTTCGGCGGGGCGGAAGAGTTCTTCGTGCGGCTGGCGAGTGCCGTTACCCGCACCGATATTGAGCAGCGCGTTCTTGTGCGCCCGATCGGCGACCGTCTTGAACGGCTGCGTATTGCCGGCTGCGACGTTCGTCCCGTCAAGTTCGGAGGGGCCATGGATATCGGGTCCCGGCTGGCATTCCGCCGGGAAATCCGCGACTTCAAGCCGGATGTTGTGCTGACCTGGATGAACCGGGCCAGCCAGTTCTGTCCGAAGGGTAAATATGTCCAGGTCGGCCGCCTCGGCGGTTATTACGATCTGAAATATTACGAGAGCTGCAAGCATCTGATCGGCAACACGCAGGATATTGTCGACCATATCATCGGCAAAGGATGGCCGGCTGACCGGGCACATTACCTGCCGAATTTTGTCACCGCCGAACAGGCTGAACCGGTGGCCCGTGCACCGCTGCACACTCCGGACGGAGCACCGCTTCTGCTGGCACTCGGAAGACTGCATGAAAACAAGGCCTTCGATGTCCTGCTTCATGCGCTGGCCAAACTGCCGGACGCCTATCTGTGGCTGGCCGGTGAAGGCCCGCTGAAGGAAGACCTGCAGGCACTGGCGGAGCGCATCGGGGTGCGTCCCCGCGTGCGCTTCCTCGGCTGGCGCACCGACATGCCCGCTTTGATGGCGGCCTGCGACTATTTCGTCTGCCCGTCACGGCATGAACCCCTTGGCAATGTGGTGATTGAAGCCTGGGCACATGGCCGCCCGGTCATTGCTGCGGATTCTCTCGGCCCCGGCATGCTGATTACCGAAGGTGTCAATGGCCTGCTGGCACCGGTTGATGATTCAACCGCACTGGCGAAGCAGATCAAGCGCCTGTTGCGGGATGATGACCTGGCCGAGCGCCTGGCAACCAATGGCTGGAAGAAATACAAGGCAGAATACACCGAGAAGGTTGTTGTCGAACAATACCGGCAGTTCTTCGAGAAGGTTCTCAGCTGA